In Gemmatimonadales bacterium, the following are encoded in one genomic region:
- a CDS encoding RNA methyltransferase: protein MGSLQTTIRDLRRRKGRERRGLALAEGVRLVEEALAAGVPVRGAVVSPALEGTPRGKTLKTALAGRGIPLVEVDAAELEKLSDTEQPQGIVAVIEPRQWSLDQVPAGPGSVVLVLDAVQDPGNVGTMLRTAHALGAAGVVALKGTAELANPKVLRGSMGALFRLAAVATTAEELLAWIAEHGLELWVAAADGEPLRRPDDSPRHSGLALVVGNEGAGVSPRLQAAAHRRVAVPLAAGAESLNVAVAAGILLHEVTRVD from the coding sequence ATGGGTAGCCTGCAGACGACGATCCGCGATCTCCGCCGCCGCAAGGGCCGCGAGCGCCGCGGTCTGGCGCTCGCCGAAGGGGTTCGGCTGGTGGAGGAGGCGCTCGCCGCGGGGGTACCCGTCCGGGGCGCCGTTGTCTCACCCGCGCTTGAAGGTACCCCTCGCGGGAAGACCCTCAAGACCGCGCTGGCGGGACGGGGCATCCCCCTGGTGGAGGTGGACGCCGCGGAGCTGGAGAAGCTCAGCGATACCGAGCAGCCGCAGGGAATCGTGGCCGTGATCGAGCCGAGGCAGTGGAGCCTCGACCAGGTGCCGGCCGGGCCGGGGTCGGTGGTGCTGGTGCTCGATGCGGTGCAGGATCCGGGGAACGTCGGCACCATGCTTCGTACCGCGCACGCCTTGGGTGCGGCGGGCGTGGTGGCACTCAAGGGCACGGCGGAGCTGGCCAACCCCAAGGTTCTGCGCGGGAGCATGGGCGCGCTGTTCCGCCTGGCCGCCGTGGCTACGACGGCGGAGGAGCTCCTGGCCTGGATCGCGGAGCACGGCCTCGAGCTCTGGGTGGCCGCCGCCGACGGGGAACCGCTCCGGCGCCCGGATGACTCCCCCCGCCACTCGGGCCTCGCGCTGGTGGTCGGCAACGAAGGCGCGGGCGTGAGCCCCCGGCTCCAGGCCGCCGCCCATCGCCGGGTGGCTGTCCCGCTCGCGGCGGGGGCCGAGTCGCTCAACGTGGCGGTCGCCGCCGGCATCCTTCTGCACGAGGTCACCCGTGTCGATTAA
- the thiD gene encoding bifunctional hydroxymethylpyrimidine kinase/phosphomethylpyrimidine kinase: MKIALTIAGSDSGGGAGVQADLKTFQQFGVFGTSVIVAITAQNTRGIRAVEAVPVAMVEAQLIALAEDLPPAALKTGMLAEAVLVRRVARAVRENGWGPLVVDPVMISTSGQRLLSTEAEDVVRESLLPLAALVTPNLDEAAILTGRAVHDVPTMERAGETLLRFGAQAVLVKGGHLAGEQITDVLVTHSGIIQLHRQRLGTTSTHGTGCTLSAAITAGLALGRPLEIAVTDGLDFVHRAIAAAPGLGAGHGPLDHTVTAPPPPPR; encoded by the coding sequence ATGAAGATCGCGCTCACCATCGCCGGCTCCGACTCTGGCGGCGGGGCCGGCGTCCAGGCCGACCTCAAGACGTTCCAGCAGTTCGGCGTCTTCGGGACCTCGGTCATCGTGGCGATCACGGCGCAGAACACCCGCGGGATCCGCGCGGTCGAGGCGGTGCCCGTCGCGATGGTGGAGGCGCAGCTCATCGCGCTGGCGGAGGACCTGCCGCCGGCGGCGCTCAAGACCGGGATGCTCGCGGAGGCGGTGCTGGTCCGTCGCGTGGCGCGGGCGGTCCGGGAGAACGGCTGGGGGCCGCTGGTGGTGGATCCGGTCATGATCTCGACCTCCGGCCAGCGCCTGTTGAGCACCGAGGCGGAGGACGTGGTCCGCGAGAGCCTGCTCCCGCTCGCCGCGCTGGTGACCCCCAATCTGGACGAGGCCGCGATCCTCACTGGCCGCGCGGTCCACGACGTGCCCACCATGGAACGCGCCGGCGAGACCCTGCTCCGCTTCGGCGCGCAGGCGGTGCTGGTCAAGGGCGGGCATCTGGCCGGCGAGCAGATCACCGACGTCCTGGTCACCCACTCGGGTATCATCCAGCTCCACCGCCAGCGGCTGGGCACCACCTCGACCCATGGCACCGGCTGCACCCTCTCGGCCGCGATCACGGCGGGGCTCGCGCTGGGACGGCCGCTGGAGATCGCGGTGACCGACGGGCTCGATTTCGTGCACCGCGCGATCGCCGCCGCGCCCGGGCTCGGTGCGGGGCACGGGCCGCTCGACCATACCGTCACAGCTCCGCCACCACCCCCTCGATGA
- a CDS encoding DUF445 domain-containing protein has protein sequence MENPSPPPVADAETKQQRLDQMKRRATGLLVVMAVVFAVARALEAAYPWMGYLRATAEAAMVGGVADWFAITALFRHPLDIPIPHTAIIPQRKDRIGRSLGNFVQNNFLSHEVLGAKLRAAQLSRRGAEWLSSPEHGQAVARHAVGALQGASAVVRDEDVHAFLDRSVIEPIRRRPIAPVLAKGLELLTVDDRHQQLLDRMIRGLGGLVAANAELIRQRIREESPWWVPDFIDDRVHDKVVAAIGHTLREVSEDSQHPLRHQFDDLLLDWIVQLQESPAVRDRAEAIKQQLLDSPTSRDLSATLWEELKRGIERQVDAPSDGAPGGLARALSALAQAALADEALLTKIDGWIIEAVLRVVEQHRHEVGQLIAQTVSRWDPDETSRRIELQIGRDLQFIRINGTLVGGLVGLILYSMSRLLQRGGL, from the coding sequence ATGGAGAACCCCTCCCCGCCGCCGGTGGCGGACGCCGAGACCAAGCAGCAGCGCCTCGACCAGATGAAGCGGCGGGCCACCGGGCTGCTGGTCGTCATGGCGGTGGTCTTCGCGGTGGCGCGCGCGCTGGAGGCAGCGTACCCCTGGATGGGATACCTGCGCGCCACCGCCGAAGCCGCGATGGTCGGCGGGGTGGCCGATTGGTTTGCCATCACCGCGCTCTTCCGCCATCCGCTCGACATTCCCATTCCCCATACGGCCATCATCCCCCAGCGGAAGGACCGCATCGGTCGGAGCCTGGGGAACTTCGTGCAGAACAACTTCCTCTCCCACGAGGTGCTCGGCGCGAAGCTTCGCGCGGCGCAGTTGAGCCGCCGCGGTGCCGAATGGCTGAGCAGTCCGGAGCATGGCCAGGCCGTAGCCCGGCACGCCGTGGGCGCGCTGCAGGGCGCCAGTGCGGTGGTGCGGGACGAGGACGTGCACGCCTTTCTCGATCGCAGCGTGATCGAGCCGATCCGCCGCCGGCCGATCGCGCCGGTGCTGGCCAAGGGCCTCGAGCTGCTCACGGTCGACGACCGCCACCAGCAGTTGCTCGACCGCATGATCCGCGGCCTGGGTGGGTTGGTGGCGGCCAACGCCGAGCTCATCCGCCAGCGGATTCGGGAGGAGAGCCCCTGGTGGGTGCCCGACTTCATCGACGACCGGGTGCACGACAAGGTGGTCGCCGCGATCGGTCATACGCTGCGCGAGGTGAGCGAAGATTCCCAGCATCCGCTGCGCCACCAGTTCGACGACCTGCTGCTGGATTGGATCGTCCAGCTGCAGGAGTCTCCCGCCGTCCGGGACCGCGCGGAGGCCATCAAGCAGCAGCTCCTCGACAGCCCTACCAGCCGGGACCTGAGCGCCACCCTGTGGGAGGAGCTCAAGCGGGGGATCGAGCGCCAGGTCGATGCGCCCAGCGATGGCGCGCCCGGGGGGCTGGCCCGCGCCCTGAGCGCCCTGGCGCAGGCCGCGCTGGCGGACGAGGCGCTGCTCACGAAGATCGACGGCTGGATCATCGAGGCGGTGCTCCGGGTGGTGGAGCAGCACCGCCACGAGGTGGGCCAGCTCATCGCACAGACGGTGAGCCGGTGGGACCCGGACGAGACCTCCCGCCGGATCGAGCTGCAGATCGGGCGGGACCTGCAGTTCATTCGGATCAACGGGACGTTGGTCGGCGGGCTGGTCGGACTGATCCTCTACAGTATGAGCCGGCTGCTCCAGCGCGGCGGGCTCTGA
- a CDS encoding nucleoside transporter C-terminal domain-containing protein, whose translation MPMRVAGGRVRLRGIVVAGLLLAAAVAGSWLLPGLAWRGLLAMEPPSHPITAQADSQVRAPAPPIPVPAPSGQPAPPASPLWRLTGLLGIALILGIGIALSRDRRAIRWRVVAWGLGLQVLFAIFVLRVPAGQALFRWLGALVTGILSYSYIGSQFVFGELGKQHSSLGVIFAFQLLPAIIFVSSLFAILYYLGIMQIIVRAFALVMSRVMGASGAESLDVAASIFMGQTEAPLTIRPFLPKMTMSELMTVMTAGMAHISGSIMVAYIAFGIEARHLLTAVIMTAPGTIMMAKIFEPETGVPETYGRLKLDLPKTDVNLLDAAARGTSEGLTLMLNVIAMLVSFVALVALINGGFAAVHQWAGWFPGDLQTIFGWVFRPIAWAMGVPWHDSGTIGSLLGTRMVLNEFIAFAQLGPLKPVLEPRSFTIASFALAGFANFSSVGIQLGGIGALAPNRKGDLARLGIRAMLAGTLANFLSATIAGILL comes from the coding sequence ATGCCGATGCGCGTTGCTGGGGGCAGGGTACGTCTTCGGGGCATCGTCGTTGCAGGTCTCCTGCTGGCCGCGGCGGTCGCGGGCTCGTGGCTGTTGCCCGGGCTGGCGTGGCGCGGGCTCCTGGCGATGGAGCCGCCGAGCCACCCCATCACCGCCCAGGCGGACTCCCAGGTGAGAGCGCCGGCACCGCCGATCCCGGTACCGGCGCCCTCGGGACAACCCGCGCCTCCGGCCTCCCCACTCTGGCGCCTCACCGGCCTGCTGGGGATCGCCCTGATCCTCGGCATCGGGATCGCGCTGTCCCGCGATCGCCGGGCGATCCGCTGGCGGGTGGTGGCCTGGGGGCTCGGCCTGCAGGTGCTGTTCGCCATCTTCGTGCTGCGGGTGCCCGCGGGACAGGCGCTGTTCCGCTGGCTGGGCGCGCTGGTGACCGGGATCCTGAGCTACTCCTACATCGGCTCCCAATTCGTCTTCGGCGAGCTGGGCAAACAGCACTCGAGCCTCGGCGTCATCTTCGCGTTTCAGCTCCTGCCGGCGATCATCTTCGTCTCCTCGCTGTTCGCCATTCTCTATTATCTCGGCATCATGCAGATCATCGTCCGGGCCTTCGCGCTGGTGATGAGCCGGGTGATGGGAGCCAGCGGCGCGGAGAGCCTCGACGTGGCCGCGTCGATCTTCATGGGACAGACCGAGGCGCCGCTCACCATCCGCCCGTTCCTGCCCAAGATGACCATGTCCGAGCTGATGACCGTCATGACCGCCGGGATGGCCCACATCTCCGGCTCGATCATGGTGGCATACATCGCGTTCGGCATCGAGGCGCGGCACCTGCTGACCGCGGTGATCATGACCGCCCCGGGCACCATCATGATGGCCAAGATCTTCGAGCCGGAGACCGGGGTCCCCGAGACCTACGGCCGGCTGAAGCTCGATCTGCCGAAGACCGACGTGAACCTGCTGGACGCCGCCGCGCGGGGCACCAGCGAGGGCCTCACGCTGATGCTCAACGTGATCGCGATGCTGGTGTCGTTCGTGGCACTGGTGGCGCTGATCAACGGCGGCTTCGCGGCCGTGCACCAGTGGGCCGGCTGGTTTCCCGGTGACCTGCAGACCATCTTCGGCTGGGTGTTCCGGCCGATCGCCTGGGCGATGGGCGTGCCCTGGCACGACAGCGGCACCATCGGAAGCCTGCTCGGCACCCGCATGGTGTTGAATGAGTTCATCGCCTTCGCGCAGCTCGGTCCGCTCAAGCCGGTGCTGGAACCGCGCTCGTTCACCATCGCCTCCTTCGCCCTGGCCGGATTCGCCAACTTCAGCTCGGTCGGCATCCAGCTCGGCGGGATCGGCGCGCTGGCCCCCAACCGGAAGGGCGACCTGGCCCGGCTCGGCATCCGGGCGATGCTGGCCGGCACGCTGGCCAACTTTCTCTCCGCCACGATCGCCGGCATTCTCCTGTGA
- a CDS encoding purine-nucleoside phosphorylase produces MIAPEAAEYGGMIAAAADAVRRRLEGRAPSVAIVLGSGLGPFAERLERAVRIPYGEVPHFPPPTVIGHAGELVVGTVAGKTVLAQCGRFHAYEGHSAAICVLPVRVWASLGITTLILTNAAGGIRRGFASGTVMLIADQINLTFRNPLLGPVLEGEERFPDMSDPYDAGLRAIARRVARERQVPLGEGVYAGLLGPSYETASEIRMLERLGADAVGMSTVLEVISARARGIRCLGLSAITNPAAGTTVEKLHHLEVMEVAKRVAGDLAAVIEGVVAEL; encoded by the coding sequence GTGATCGCACCCGAGGCGGCCGAGTACGGCGGCATGATCGCGGCGGCGGCGGACGCCGTGCGCCGGCGGCTCGAGGGGCGGGCGCCCTCGGTGGCGATCGTGCTGGGCTCGGGCCTCGGTCCGTTCGCGGAGCGCCTGGAGCGCGCCGTGCGGATCCCCTATGGAGAGGTGCCCCACTTCCCGCCGCCGACGGTGATCGGCCACGCGGGCGAGCTGGTGGTGGGAACGGTCGCGGGGAAGACGGTGCTCGCGCAGTGCGGACGGTTTCACGCCTACGAGGGCCACTCGGCGGCAATCTGCGTGCTTCCGGTTCGGGTCTGGGCCTCGCTCGGGATCACCACGCTGATCCTGACGAACGCCGCCGGCGGAATCCGGCGGGGCTTCGCCTCCGGCACGGTGATGCTGATCGCCGACCAGATCAACCTCACCTTCCGGAACCCGCTGCTCGGTCCGGTGCTCGAGGGCGAGGAGCGCTTCCCCGACATGTCGGACCCGTATGATGCGGGGTTGCGGGCCATCGCCCGCCGAGTGGCACGGGAGCGCCAGGTGCCGCTGGGCGAGGGTGTCTATGCCGGACTCCTGGGTCCGAGCTACGAGACGGCGTCGGAGATCCGGATGCTGGAGCGGCTGGGCGCCGACGCCGTGGGGATGTCCACGGTGCTGGAGGTGATCTCCGCCAGGGCGCGGGGGATTCGCTGCCTGGGGCTGTCGGCCATCACCAACCCGGCCGCCGGGACCACCGTCGAGAAGCTCCACCACCTGGAGGTCATGGAAGTCGCCAAGCGGGTGGCGGGGGACCTCGCGGCGGTCATCGAGGGGGTGGTGGCGGAGCTGTGA
- a CDS encoding 5'-nucleotidase C-terminal domain-containing protein, with protein MLSLISALVLGVAPLQDSAHVVLVATTDVHGHATAWDYVGHRPFGGGLARVATVIDSLRSRYPGQVLVADAGDLLEGDPFATYFARIAPREPSPVIEAMNLAGYDVATPGNHDFDWGLDRLRQAVADARFPYVSGNIFLPAADALLYPPYRVLQRQGVRIAITGFTTPGVMVWDRRQLADKIRVGPVRATAARTLEAMRRDADVAIALVHSGMDGPSSYDTTAVGPEHDAAALASLDRKPDIVVVGHSHREMRDSVIAGVHFVQPRPFGASVSVVHLDLVRDGGRWRITRIRADLVPTGNVAPSALLAGRLRGAHDSVAAWVNTPIGLALGPMRAGAARAQPTPILELVNQLQRRHTGADLSAASAFDLGAGFDPDTIRVAHVLALYPFDNTLMAVRVSGAQLKSYLEWSARYFAVDAVGRASVNDSVPGYDYDVVSGARYQIDLRRPVGERIQRLTVRGRAVQPGDSFTLALNSHRQTGAGGYDMLRGAPVVYDKGESIPDLLIAEIKRQSPIDPVRYAAQDWEIVPEAPARAVRALFGVAEKPAPVGARDTVVIRVLTTGDLHGSILPGAGELGAAMDSLTAACGCETLRVDAGDAMQGTPSADATAGRAAVAVLNHLGYAAAALGDHDFDWSIEMLRRRAGESHYPWLAANLFDSATGRRPEWAMPYRILPVGGMSVAIIGYITADTKSTLAPERTAGLRFGEGELTIHDVLGDVAARKPALTILLAHAGGACDSVICSGEIVRLADELRGKGVDLIVAGHTHQVWTSRVSGIPILEAGSRGAAVGVADLVKTPAGGLEMRTRIVPVERGRTSREPGLVAALETYRRLSDSLDARPIAAIKQPLVRTGNQFPLGGLLAEARRNLLRADVGLVLNRDIMADLPAGPASYTRLSAVEPDRRNLVRLTLTGMQLRTLLEQVLAGGAGPVAHVAGVQVRYDPKRPADHRVQQVTFQGGRKLRPEERYTLATDEATASDAGGYAMLAGIPAERDGYLDVEALAAFLRRLPQPVAVSDAAGFLSTRH; from the coding sequence ATGCTCTCCCTCATCAGTGCGCTGGTCCTCGGGGTCGCTCCGCTTCAGGACTCGGCTCATGTCGTGCTCGTGGCCACCACCGACGTGCATGGCCACGCGACGGCCTGGGACTATGTGGGACACCGGCCCTTCGGCGGCGGGCTGGCGCGGGTGGCGACGGTGATCGACTCGCTCCGCTCCCGCTATCCCGGCCAGGTGCTGGTGGCGGATGCCGGCGACCTGCTCGAGGGCGATCCGTTCGCCACCTATTTCGCGCGGATTGCGCCGCGGGAGCCCAGCCCCGTGATCGAGGCGATGAACCTCGCGGGCTACGACGTCGCCACGCCAGGCAATCACGATTTCGACTGGGGACTCGATCGGCTGCGACAGGCGGTGGCCGACGCGCGGTTTCCCTACGTGAGCGGGAACATCTTTCTCCCGGCCGCCGACGCGCTGCTCTATCCCCCCTATCGAGTGCTGCAGCGTCAAGGCGTGCGGATCGCCATCACTGGCTTCACCACGCCCGGCGTGATGGTCTGGGACCGGCGGCAGCTGGCGGACAAGATCCGGGTCGGCCCGGTGCGGGCCACCGCGGCCCGGACGCTCGAGGCGATGCGCCGCGACGCGGACGTGGCCATCGCGCTGGTCCACAGCGGAATGGATGGTCCCAGCTCCTACGACACCACCGCGGTTGGCCCCGAGCACGACGCGGCCGCGCTGGCGAGCCTGGACCGCAAGCCGGACATCGTGGTGGTGGGACACTCTCATCGCGAGATGCGCGACTCGGTGATCGCCGGCGTCCATTTCGTGCAGCCCCGACCCTTCGGCGCGAGCGTGTCGGTGGTGCACCTGGACCTGGTCCGCGACGGCGGGCGATGGCGGATCACCCGCATCCGGGCTGACCTGGTGCCCACCGGGAATGTCGCGCCCTCGGCGCTCCTCGCCGGCCGGCTCCGCGGCGCCCACGACTCCGTCGCCGCCTGGGTGAACACGCCGATCGGACTGGCCCTGGGGCCGATGCGTGCGGGCGCCGCGCGGGCGCAACCGACGCCCATCCTGGAGCTGGTGAACCAGCTCCAGCGGCGCCACACCGGCGCCGACCTCTCGGCCGCGTCGGCATTCGACCTGGGCGCGGGGTTCGATCCCGACACCATCCGGGTGGCTCACGTCCTCGCGCTCTACCCCTTCGACAACACCCTCATGGCCGTGCGGGTGAGCGGGGCCCAGCTCAAGTCCTACCTCGAATGGAGCGCGCGCTACTTCGCGGTCGACGCCGTGGGCCGCGCCTCGGTGAACGACTCGGTGCCCGGCTACGACTACGACGTGGTCTCCGGCGCGCGCTACCAGATCGATCTGCGCCGTCCGGTCGGCGAGCGGATTCAGCGGCTGACCGTGCGGGGTCGCGCGGTGCAGCCGGGCGACAGCTTCACCCTCGCGCTCAACAGCCACCGCCAGACCGGGGCCGGCGGCTATGACATGCTCCGCGGCGCGCCGGTAGTCTACGACAAAGGCGAGAGCATACCCGACCTCCTCATCGCGGAGATCAAGCGGCAGAGCCCCATCGACCCCGTCCGGTACGCCGCCCAGGATTGGGAGATTGTGCCGGAGGCGCCGGCCAGGGCCGTGCGCGCGCTGTTCGGCGTGGCGGAGAAGCCCGCGCCGGTCGGCGCCAGGGACACTGTGGTGATCCGGGTGCTGACCACCGGGGATCTCCACGGGTCGATCCTGCCCGGCGCCGGCGAGCTGGGCGCGGCGATGGACAGCCTGACCGCGGCGTGCGGCTGCGAGACGCTGCGGGTGGATGCGGGAGACGCGATGCAGGGCACGCCGTCCGCCGACGCGACCGCGGGCCGGGCCGCGGTCGCCGTGCTCAATCATCTGGGCTATGCGGCGGCGGCGCTCGGCGACCATGACTTCGACTGGTCGATCGAGATGCTGCGCCGCCGCGCCGGAGAGTCACACTATCCCTGGCTCGCGGCCAACCTCTTCGACTCGGCCACCGGGCGGCGGCCCGAGTGGGCCATGCCCTACCGGATCCTGCCGGTCGGCGGCATGTCGGTGGCCATCATCGGCTACATTACGGCCGACACCAAGAGCACCCTGGCGCCGGAGCGGACCGCCGGCCTTCGATTCGGGGAGGGGGAGCTCACCATTCACGATGTGCTGGGCGACGTCGCGGCCCGGAAGCCGGCGCTCACCATCCTGCTGGCGCACGCGGGCGGCGCCTGCGACTCGGTGATCTGCAGCGGCGAGATCGTCCGCCTGGCCGACGAGCTGCGCGGCAAGGGTGTCGATCTGATCGTGGCGGGGCATACGCACCAGGTGTGGACCAGCCGGGTGTCCGGCATTCCCATTCTCGAGGCCGGGAGCCGCGGCGCGGCAGTCGGGGTGGCGGACCTGGTGAAGACTCCCGCGGGAGGACTGGAGATGCGCACCCGGATCGTGCCGGTGGAGCGTGGCAGGACGAGCCGCGAGCCCGGTCTGGTCGCCGCGCTGGAGACCTACCGTCGGCTGAGCGACTCACTCGACGCCCGGCCGATCGCCGCAATCAAACAGCCGCTGGTGCGCACCGGCAATCAGTTTCCGCTGGGCGGACTGCTGGCGGAGGCGCGGCGCAACCTGCTGCGCGCCGATGTGGGCCTGGTGCTCAACCGCGACATCATGGCGGATCTGCCCGCGGGACCGGCGAGCTACACCCGTCTCTCGGCCGTCGAGCCCGACCGCCGCAACCTGGTGCGACTCACCCTCACCGGGATGCAGCTCCGGACTCTGCTCGAGCAGGTGCTCGCCGGCGGTGCTGGACCGGTGGCGCACGTGGCCGGTGTCCAGGTCCGCTATGATCCGAAGCGGCCAGCGGATCACCGGGTCCAGCAGGTGACCTTTCAAGGCGGCCGGAAGCTCCGGCCGGAGGAGCGGTACACGCTCGCCACCGATGAGGCCACCGCGAGCGACGCCGGCGGGTACGCCATGCTCGCCGGAATCCCCGCCGAGCGGGACGGCTATCTCGATGTCGAAGCGCTCGCGGCGTTCCTTCGCCGGCTGCCGCAGCCGGTCGCGGTGTCGGACGCGGCCGGCTTCCTCTCCACCAGGCACTGA
- a CDS encoding prepilin peptidase: MSIKLSLLDPGVVLTGYAALLGAALGSFLNVCILRWGAEPKQSVVRPPSRCPRCGRGLSWYENIPVVSWLVLRGRCRICGEPISIQYPLVELATALIWGYFAWRHGLSIETARDAVFGTLLLGIAMTDAREYIIPNEFTYGGMALALLLSIAGGPREVVDSLQGIIFGAGFLYLIGAVGSFVAGRDAMGGGDVAMMAMVGGFLGWQSVLATIFGGACVGVVLHGVSLVLVRQRHPLPAATVEPAAASVAGAAASATVPAPTPATDPEFKTKEELHAEGYLPFGVSLAIAAVLIVLLDARGPIVAWFATYADSLGL; this comes from the coding sequence GTGTCGATTAAGCTGTCACTCCTCGATCCCGGCGTCGTGCTGACCGGGTACGCGGCCCTGCTGGGCGCCGCCCTGGGCAGCTTCCTCAATGTGTGCATCCTCCGCTGGGGCGCGGAGCCGAAGCAGTCGGTCGTGCGCCCACCCTCGCGCTGCCCCAGGTGCGGACGCGGGCTCTCATGGTACGAGAACATCCCGGTCGTCTCCTGGCTGGTCTTGCGAGGGCGCTGCCGGATATGCGGCGAGCCGATCTCGATCCAGTATCCGCTGGTGGAGCTGGCCACTGCCCTCATCTGGGGCTACTTCGCCTGGCGGCACGGGCTCTCGATCGAGACGGCGCGGGATGCCGTGTTCGGGACGCTGCTCCTGGGGATCGCCATGACCGACGCACGGGAATACATCATCCCCAACGAGTTCACCTACGGCGGGATGGCGCTCGCCCTGCTGCTCAGCATCGCCGGCGGGCCACGCGAGGTGGTGGATTCCCTGCAGGGAATCATCTTCGGCGCCGGCTTCCTGTACCTGATCGGCGCCGTGGGCAGCTTCGTCGCGGGCAGAGATGCGATGGGAGGCGGCGACGTCGCCATGATGGCGATGGTGGGAGGCTTCCTGGGATGGCAGAGCGTGCTCGCCACCATCTTCGGCGGCGCGTGCGTCGGCGTGGTGCTGCACGGGGTGAGCCTGGTCCTTGTGCGGCAGCGGCACCCGCTGCCGGCGGCAACGGTCGAACCTGCCGCGGCGTCGGTTGCCGGGGCGGCTGCCTCGGCCACCGTCCCGGCACCCACGCCGGCCACAGATCCCGAGTTCAAGACCAAGGAAGAGCTTCACGCGGAGGGCTATCTCCCGTTCGGGGTATCGCTGGCCATCGCCGCGGTGTTGATCGTGCTGCTCGACGCCCGCGGACCGATCGTCGCCTGGTTCGCGACCTACGCCGACTCGCTGGGGCTGTAG
- the add gene encoding adenosine deaminase translates to MLTRELLGRLPKAELHTHLDACLRPDTMIELGRAARFTLPTTDPDALRRFMVVADATSLEDYLRRFELTIPLLQTPEAIERVAYEAVEDAAGDNVRYLEVRYCPWLSRKQGLTMEAALEAELRGLERGERDFGVITRVINCSLRHYDPAVSLEIAKLSVAYRDRGVVAFDLAGGEAGRPPGKHQQAFDLAAEGCLGITVHAGEAAGAASIAEAVHRCHADRIGHGTRLYEDPVLRDYIRDRRILIEINITSNVQTRAVPSLAEHPVRGYADAGLEVTLCTDGWLMCGVSLSDEYWRAHTELGFTREEIDRLILAGFANGFLPWPMREALVSQVQDELSALR, encoded by the coding sequence ATGCTGACGCGTGAGCTCCTGGGCCGTCTGCCCAAGGCCGAGCTGCACACCCACCTGGACGCCTGCCTTCGTCCCGATACGATGATCGAGCTTGGCCGTGCGGCCAGGTTCACCCTGCCCACCACCGATCCCGACGCGCTGCGCCGGTTCATGGTGGTGGCCGACGCCACCAGCCTGGAGGACTATCTCCGCCGCTTCGAGCTGACCATCCCGCTGCTGCAGACGCCGGAGGCGATCGAGCGGGTGGCCTACGAGGCGGTGGAGGACGCGGCCGGCGACAACGTGCGCTACCTCGAGGTGCGCTACTGCCCCTGGCTCAGCCGGAAGCAGGGGCTGACCATGGAAGCGGCGCTGGAGGCCGAGCTTCGGGGGCTCGAGCGGGGCGAGCGGGACTTCGGGGTCATCACCCGGGTGATCAACTGCTCGCTCCGGCATTACGACCCGGCTGTCTCCCTGGAGATCGCCAAGCTGTCGGTGGCGTACCGCGATCGCGGCGTGGTGGCGTTCGACCTGGCCGGGGGCGAGGCCGGCCGGCCGCCGGGGAAGCACCAGCAGGCGTTCGACCTGGCCGCCGAGGGCTGCCTCGGCATCACGGTGCACGCGGGCGAGGCGGCGGGGGCGGCGTCGATCGCGGAGGCAGTGCATCGCTGTCACGCCGACCGGATCGGGCACGGCACCCGGCTCTACGAGGACCCGGTGCTGCGCGACTATATTCGCGACCGGCGGATCCTCATCGAGATCAACATCACCAGCAACGTGCAGACCCGGGCCGTGCCCAGCCTGGCCGAGCACCCGGTACGGGGCTACGCCGACGCCGGGCTCGAGGTCACCCTCTGCACCGACGGATGGCTCATGTGCGGCGTCTCCCTCAGCGACGAATACTGGCGCGCCCACACCGAGCTCGGATTCACCCGCGAGGAGATCGACCGACTCATTCTCGCGGGGTTCGCCAACGGTTTCCTCCCGTGGCCCATGCGGGAGGCGTTGGTGAGTCAGGTCCAGGACGAGCTGAGCGCTCTTCGCTGA